Proteins encoded within one genomic window of Nordella sp. HKS 07:
- the yidD gene encoding membrane protein insertion efficiency factor YidD, whose product MCERRDEAENRQATTPVGLALLGLIRLYQLTVSSVLGRRCRYLPTCSDYAMDAIRLHGAWAGFWLGLSRVSRCHPWGGDGFDPVPGTFPHNDWRAWRHVAWRRK is encoded by the coding sequence ATGTGTGAACGGCGCGATGAGGCTGAAAACCGACAGGCGACTACGCCTGTGGGCTTGGCGTTGCTGGGGCTGATCCGGCTCTATCAGCTCACCGTCTCGTCCGTGCTGGGACGGCGCTGCCGCTATCTGCCGACCTGCTCGGATTACGCCATGGATGCGATCAGGTTGCATGGCGCCTGGGCCGGCTTCTGGCTCGGCCTATCACGCGTCTCCCGCTGCCATCCCTGGGGCGGCGACGGTTTCGACCCGGTGCCGGGAACATTCCCGCATAATGACTGGCGAGCCTGGCGCCACGTCGCCTGGAGGCGAAAATGA
- the betC gene encoding choline-sulfatase → MPTPQPNILFIMADQLAARSLKAYGHPLVKTPHLDRLAQEGVAFDNAYTPSPLCAPARAAVMNGLLPSRSGVYDNAAEFPSAIPTFAHYLRIAGYRTSLSGKMHFVGPDQLHGLEERLTTDIYPADFGWTPDWRLRQERIDWWYHNMTSVLQPGIAEITNQLEFDDEVAFLATRKIYDYARYENEAPFCLMASFTHPHDPYAARSRFWNLYRDEDIDLPAIPALAKEDLDPHSRRLYEMSAMGDYVVTEKDIRAARHGYYANISYVDDLIGQLMAALAATGKLHDTIIVFTSDHGDFLGERGLWYKMSFLEPSAHVPLIVWSPKRFASRRVSEPVTLCDLLPTFADIAADGKARFARKIDGRSLYPLLCGAPEDKEATAWGEYLAEGAVAPLYMLRRGNWKFIHTPVDPDQLFDLAVDPQERVNLADEPRHKAQAQAFRREVEQAFDIARITGEVLESQQSRLMMFEALRRGAHFPWDFQPLRQASEQYTRNHMSVTDRDLRSRFPAAPDIEDKRR, encoded by the coding sequence ATGCCCACGCCCCAGCCCAATATTCTCTTCATCATGGCCGATCAACTGGCGGCGCGCAGCCTGAAGGCCTACGGCCATCCGTTGGTGAAGACACCCCATCTCGATCGCCTGGCGCAGGAAGGGGTGGCGTTCGACAATGCCTATACGCCGAGCCCGCTCTGCGCCCCGGCCCGCGCCGCGGTGATGAATGGCCTGCTCCCTTCGCGCAGCGGCGTCTATGACAACGCCGCCGAGTTCCCTTCAGCCATTCCGACCTTTGCGCATTATCTGAGGATAGCGGGTTATCGCACGAGCCTGTCAGGGAAAATGCACTTCGTCGGCCCGGATCAGTTGCATGGCCTCGAAGAGCGCCTCACCACCGATATCTATCCTGCCGATTTCGGCTGGACCCCCGACTGGCGCCTGCGTCAGGAGCGCATCGACTGGTGGTACCACAATATGACCTCCGTCCTGCAGCCAGGCATCGCCGAGATCACCAACCAGCTCGAATTCGACGACGAAGTCGCCTTCCTCGCCACCCGCAAGATCTATGACTATGCCCGATACGAGAATGAGGCGCCCTTCTGCCTCATGGCCTCCTTCACCCATCCGCACGATCCCTACGCGGCCAGATCCAGGTTCTGGAACCTCTATCGCGACGAGGACATCGACCTGCCGGCGATCCCGGCCCTCGCCAAGGAGGATCTCGATCCGCACAGCCGGCGTCTCTATGAGATGTCAGCGATGGGCGATTATGTGGTGACGGAGAAGGATATCCGCGCCGCGCGCCATGGCTATTACGCCAACATATCCTATGTCGACGACCTGATCGGTCAGTTGATGGCGGCCCTCGCGGCGACGGGTAAGCTCCACGACACCATCATCGTCTTCACCTCCGATCATGGCGATTTCCTCGGCGAGCGCGGCCTCTGGTATAAAATGTCTTTTCTCGAGCCCTCGGCGCATGTGCCTCTCATCGTCTGGTCACCGAAGCGCTTCGCATCGCGCCGGGTGAGCGAGCCGGTGACGCTCTGCGATCTGTTGCCGACCTTCGCCGATATCGCGGCCGACGGTAAGGCGAGGTTTGCCCGCAAGATCGACGGAAGGTCTCTCTATCCCCTGCTCTGCGGTGCGCCCGAGGATAAGGAGGCGACCGCCTGGGGCGAGTATCTGGCCGAAGGCGCCGTTGCCCCGCTCTATATGTTGAGGCGCGGCAACTGGAAGTTCATCCATACGCCCGTCGATCCCGATCAGCTCTTCGATCTGGCGGTGGATCCCCAGGAGCGCGTCAACCTGGCGGATGAGCCGCGCCATAAGGCGCAGGCGCAGGCGTTCCGCCGCGAGGTCGAGCAGGCTTTCGATATCGCCCGCATCACCGGGGAGGTGCTGGAGAGCCAGCAGTCGCGTCTCATGATGTTCGAGGCCTTGCGGCGCGGCGCGCATTTCCCCTGGGATTTCCAGCCGCTGCGCCAAGCCTCCGAACAATATACCCGCAACCACATGTCGGTCACCGATCGCGACCTCAGAAGCCGGTTCCCGGCGGCACCCGATATCGAGGACAAGAGGCGTTGA
- a CDS encoding iron-sulfur cluster assembly scaffold protein produces the protein MINEVYNRKILEFAADIPRLQRLAAPDATATAISRLCGSKVTVDVKLADGKVSDFGHEVKACALGQASSSILARHVVGSTPQELRDLRGRMYAMLKEGGEPPTGKWQDLEALLPVRDFKARHASTLLTFDAVVDALDQIAAKAEPKAAVPA, from the coding sequence ATGATCAACGAAGTCTACAATCGAAAGATCCTCGAATTCGCGGCCGATATTCCCCGGCTGCAGCGTCTCGCCGCGCCCGACGCTACGGCAACCGCGATTTCGCGGCTCTGCGGCTCCAAGGTGACGGTCGACGTCAAACTGGCCGACGGCAAGGTCAGCGACTTCGGCCATGAGGTCAAAGCCTGTGCGCTGGGCCAGGCGTCCTCCTCGATTTTGGCCCGCCATGTGGTGGGCTCGACCCCTCAGGAGCTTCGCGACCTGCGCGGCCGAATGTATGCCATGCTGAAAGAGGGCGGTGAGCCGCCCACCGGCAAGTGGCAGGATCTCGAAGCGCTCCTCCCGGTGCGCGACTTCAAGGCCAGGCACGCCTCGACGCTCCTCACTTTCGATGCGGTAGTCGACGCGCTCGACCAGATCGCGGCCAAAGCTGAACCGAAGGCCGCCGTGCCGGCCTGA
- the folE gene encoding GTP cyclohydrolase I FolE: protein MDAVVKKIARESAVKRPSQEEAEEAVRTLIAWAGDDPTRQGLVDTPKRVVKAYREFFKGYSEDPLQALSRTFDEDEGYDDIVMLRDIEFNSHCEHHIVPFIGRAHVAYLPSHAVVGISKLARVVDIYARRLQTQETMTAQIAKAIDKALNPRGTAVLIEAVHQCMSLRGVNKRNVATITTQFTGEFKANPALQARFMELVRAPSGGFSL, encoded by the coding sequence ATGGATGCTGTGGTCAAGAAAATCGCACGGGAATCGGCGGTCAAGCGCCCCTCGCAGGAGGAGGCCGAGGAGGCCGTTCGCACGCTGATCGCCTGGGCCGGCGACGACCCGACCCGCCAGGGGCTGGTCGATACGCCCAAGCGCGTGGTCAAGGCCTACCGCGAGTTTTTCAAGGGCTACAGCGAAGATCCCCTGCAGGCCCTTTCGCGCACCTTCGATGAGGATGAAGGCTATGACGACATCGTCATGCTGCGCGACATCGAGTTCAATTCGCATTGCGAGCACCATATCGTCCCCTTCATCGGCCGCGCCCATGTGGCCTACCTCCCCTCCCATGCGGTGGTCGGTATTTCCAAGCTCGCCCGCGTGGTCGATATCTATGCCCGCAGGCTTCAGACGCAGGAGACCATGACGGCGCAGATCGCCAAGGCGATCGACAAGGCGCTGAACCCCAGGGGTACGGCCGTCCTCATCGAGGCGGTGCATCAGTGCATGTCGCTGCGCGGGGTCAACAAGCGCAATGTCGCCACCATCACCACCCAGTTCACCGGTGAGTTCAAAGCCAATCCGGCCCTCCAGGCCCGCTTCATGGAGCTTGTGCGGGCGCCCTCGGGCGGCTTCTCCCTCTGA
- the hisI gene encoding phosphoribosyl-AMP cyclohydrolase → MSKGDEESTAFAPRYDDHGLIPAIVTDAKDGSVVMLAYMNAEALRLTLETGEAHYWSRSRRELWRKGATSGDTQKVIDIRLDCDQDTVLLSVAMAGRGVACHTGRHSCFYRRVTPSPQGYRLEII, encoded by the coding sequence ATGTCCAAGGGTGACGAAGAATCGACCGCCTTCGCGCCGCGCTATGACGACCACGGGTTGATCCCGGCCATTGTGACGGACGCCAAGGACGGCTCCGTGGTGATGCTGGCCTACATGAACGCCGAAGCCTTGCGCCTCACGCTCGAAACCGGCGAGGCGCATTATTGGAGCCGGTCGCGCCGCGAGCTTTGGCGCAAGGGCGCCACATCTGGCGATACCCAGAAGGTTATCGACATCCGGCTCGACTGCGACCAGGACACGGTTCTGCTTTCCGTCGCCATGGCCGGGCGGGGCGTGGCCTGCCACACCGGGCGGCATTCCTGCTTCTATCGCCGGGTGACGCCTTCACCACAAGGTTACAGGCTTGAAATAATTTGA
- a CDS encoding patatin-like phospholipase family protein, translated as MNGNIRHAIGLALGAGAARGWAHIGAIERLEENGIHVCAIAGSSIGALAGGMHAVGKLPALKDFALGLTRRRVLSLIDISWRGSGLIAGERLGNLLDTAVGGVTFADAHIPFICIATELGTGHELWLRSGELAPAIRASYALPGVFRPVRVNGHWLIDGGVVNPVPVAACRALGARMVIAVNLGPETATGIAIQNPPDIAASEKSNTAPSLTSVLVAAFNITQDRLSRSRLAGDPPDISLNLRANGVGLFEFDKAEKAIAAGREAVDRAMPEIERAISVL; from the coding sequence ATGAACGGGAATATCAGGCACGCGATCGGGCTGGCCCTCGGCGCGGGCGCAGCGCGTGGCTGGGCCCATATCGGCGCCATTGAACGGCTGGAGGAAAACGGCATTCACGTCTGCGCCATTGCCGGCTCCTCGATCGGCGCGCTGGCCGGCGGCATGCACGCCGTGGGAAAGCTCCCGGCTCTCAAGGATTTTGCGCTCGGTCTGACGCGTCGGCGCGTCCTCTCGCTGATCGACATCTCCTGGCGCGGCTCGGGCCTCATCGCCGGCGAGAGACTGGGCAATCTGCTCGACACGGCGGTGGGCGGTGTAACCTTCGCCGATGCGCATATCCCCTTCATCTGCATCGCCACCGAGCTCGGCACCGGCCATGAATTGTGGTTGCGCTCGGGCGAGCTCGCCCCGGCGATCCGAGCCTCCTATGCCCTTCCCGGTGTGTTCCGCCCGGTGCGCGTGAACGGCCACTGGCTGATCGATGGCGGCGTGGTCAATCCGGTGCCGGTCGCCGCCTGCCGAGCGCTCGGCGCCCGCATGGTGATCGCGGTCAATCTCGGCCCAGAGACGGCGACCGGTATCGCCATCCAGAATCCACCCGACATCGCGGCGAGCGAGAAGAGCAACACGGCGCCAAGCCTCACCTCGGTGCTGGTCGCCGCCTTCAACATCACGCAGGACCGGCTGTCGCGCTCGCGCCTCGCCGGTGATCCACCCGATATCTCGCTCAATCTGCGCGCCAATGGTGTGGGCCTCTTCGAGTTCGACAAGGCCGAGAAAGCGATCGCGGCCGGCCGCGAGGCGGTCGACCGCGCCATGCCCGAGATCGAACGCGCGATCTCGGTGTTGTAG
- a CDS encoding C69 family dipeptidase yields the protein MSYALYIGKNHTLDGVPYLAGYGDEPSSHWLEIVPRRKHVADATVTVGVTAESDFPGALSHIPQAGETARHIRVSYSYFRGVPAPLTNGGLNEYGVAVRDVWSASRAELNAMTPKTQSGPNYSDLARLVLERAKSAREGVELIGELIARYGHSTYGGNSHLIADAEEGWVVIQFSGGQGLWAAERLGPDSIRASRPGYIGDIPFKAKHPDFLYSPNLISFAAEQGWFDPEKSDTFNANTIYGDGLHRWAGVTWIEDEMKARAKRPAKIGFEDIVWAMRTPLLTGDTAGYGQIVPLAQPRHDDLRVLWHTQIGSLAAPFVPVYMGVADVPDEYRMHRYLTAGESSRFVDMRKPDQVSLVLQQIEATRSAAQVFKRLLYVMLQQETYLPEVTAVWEGVERRLMVLHESVSEAAGTLIASGKRELSADYLTYFTQTELINALNLAETLADALEARTRALNSFKPLPVPKQVEQIW from the coding sequence ATGAGCTACGCCCTCTATATCGGAAAGAACCATACCTTGGACGGCGTGCCTTATCTTGCGGGCTATGGCGATGAACCCTCGAGTCACTGGCTGGAGATCGTGCCGCGCCGGAAGCATGTGGCCGATGCCACCGTCACTGTGGGGGTTACGGCGGAATCGGATTTTCCCGGCGCGCTCTCGCATATCCCGCAAGCTGGCGAGACGGCGCGCCATATCAGGGTCAGCTACAGCTATTTCCGCGGCGTGCCGGCGCCGCTCACCAATGGTGGCCTTAACGAATATGGCGTGGCGGTGCGCGACGTATGGTCGGCGTCGCGGGCGGAGCTCAACGCCATGACGCCCAAGACCCAGAGCGGACCCAACTACAGCGATCTGGCGCGGCTCGTGCTGGAGCGGGCGAAGAGCGCCCGCGAGGGCGTCGAGTTGATCGGTGAGCTTATCGCGCGATATGGCCATTCGACCTACGGCGGCAACTCGCATCTGATTGCCGATGCGGAGGAGGGCTGGGTGGTCATCCAGTTCTCGGGCGGCCAGGGCCTGTGGGCGGCCGAGCGTCTGGGCCCCGACAGTATCCGCGCGTCGAGGCCCGGCTATATCGGCGACATCCCGTTCAAGGCGAAGCATCCGGACTTCCTCTATTCGCCCAATCTCATCTCCTTCGCGGCAGAGCAGGGCTGGTTCGATCCCGAGAAGAGCGACACCTTCAATGCCAACACGATCTATGGCGATGGACTCCACCGCTGGGCCGGCGTCACCTGGATCGAAGACGAAATGAAAGCGAGGGCGAAGCGGCCGGCCAAGATCGGCTTCGAAGATATCGTCTGGGCGATGCGCACACCGTTATTGACCGGCGACACCGCGGGCTACGGCCAGATCGTGCCGCTCGCGCAGCCGCGACATGACGATCTGCGCGTCTTGTGGCACACGCAGATCGGCTCGCTCGCCGCGCCCTTCGTGCCCGTCTATATGGGCGTCGCCGACGTGCCCGACGAATACCGGATGCATCGCTATCTTACCGCCGGCGAATCATCGCGCTTCGTCGATATGCGCAAGCCCGACCAGGTCTCGCTCGTGCTGCAACAGATCGAAGCGACGCGCTCCGCAGCACAGGTCTTCAAGCGGCTGCTCTATGTGATGCTGCAACAGGAGACCTATCTGCCGGAAGTCACCGCGGTATGGGAAGGCGTCGAGCGGAGACTGATGGTGTTGCATGAGAGCGTCAGCGAGGCGGCGGGCACTCTCATTGCTTCGGGCAAGAGGGAGCTCAGCGCGGATTATCTCACCTACTTCACCCAGACGGAGCTCATAAACGCGCTCAACCTCGCTGAGACCCTGGCCGATGCGCTGGAAGCGCGAACACGCGCACTCAACAGTTTCAAGCCCTTGCCGGTGCCGAAACAGGTCGAGCAGATCTGGTAG
- a CDS encoding oligopeptide/dipeptide ABC transporter ATP-binding protein has protein sequence MRELQQELGLTFLIITHNINLIAYMAHRIAVMYLGQIVEIGPTETVFDRPAHPYSASLLSLSSQIDARDRKRGRLLVPGEIPSPRNPPPGCRFHTRCAHATERCRTEAPRLETAGESHEVACHLWRQIPQEKS, from the coding sequence ATGCGCGAGCTTCAGCAGGAGCTTGGCCTCACCTTCCTTATCATCACCCACAATATCAATCTGATCGCCTATATGGCGCATCGTATCGCGGTGATGTATCTGGGCCAGATCGTCGAGATCGGTCCCACAGAGACCGTCTTCGACCGCCCGGCGCATCCCTACAGCGCGAGCCTCCTGTCGCTCAGCTCACAGATCGATGCGCGGGACAGGAAACGTGGCCGGCTTCTGGTGCCGGGCGAGATCCCAAGTCCGCGCAACCCGCCGCCCGGCTGCCGGTTCCATACCAGATGCGCGCATGCCACAGAGCGTTGCCGCACCGAAGCCCCCCGTCTAGAGACCGCCGGCGAGAGCCATGAGGTCGCCTGCCATCTCTGGCGGCAAATTCCACAGGAGAAGTCATGA
- a CDS encoding ABC transporter permease, whose product MMRILGRPTGLIGLVIIFATLLVAVAAPWLAPYDPAAIAMAKRFAAPSAEHWLGTDHLGRDNLSRVIFGTRLALTIAFPAVLSAFTAGLLLGLVAGYVGGLVDRVLTVIADTFLSFPSVILGLALLTLVGQSILNTTLVIALSLFPYYLRLARGLALSTRHQPYIKAERSLGAGRGRIMFLHILPNMLPPLLVVVAMDIPSAIVIEAGLAFLGLGVPPPAPDWGVLLNEGFVYVAISVWPLLGPLMAIIFVTTGFTLLGETFRDIADPRLAGLGRRPGRFLMRRAR is encoded by the coding sequence ATGATGCGGATCCTGGGCCGGCCCACCGGTCTGATCGGCCTCGTCATCATCTTCGCGACACTGCTCGTCGCGGTCGCCGCGCCATGGCTCGCCCCCTATGATCCGGCCGCCATCGCGATGGCCAAGCGCTTCGCCGCTCCCTCGGCGGAGCATTGGCTGGGGACTGATCATCTTGGCCGCGACAACCTCTCGCGCGTGATCTTCGGCACCAGGCTGGCTCTCACCATCGCCTTCCCCGCCGTGCTCTCAGCCTTCACGGCCGGTCTTCTCCTCGGGCTGGTGGCCGGCTATGTCGGCGGTCTCGTCGATCGCGTGCTGACCGTCATCGCCGATACGTTCCTGTCCTTTCCGTCGGTGATCCTGGGCCTGGCGCTCCTGACCCTCGTGGGCCAGTCGATCCTCAACACGACGCTGGTCATCGCGCTCTCGCTCTTTCCCTATTATCTGCGGCTGGCGCGCGGGCTGGCGCTTTCGACCAGGCACCAACCCTATATCAAGGCGGAGCGCTCGCTCGGTGCCGGCCGCGGCCGCATCATGTTCTTGCATATCCTGCCGAACATGCTGCCGCCGCTATTGGTCGTCGTCGCCATGGACATACCGAGCGCCATTGTCATCGAGGCGGGGCTGGCCTTCCTGGGTCTCGGCGTGCCGCCGCCCGCGCCCGATTGGGGCGTGCTCCTCAATGAAGGCTTCGTGTATGTCGCGATCTCGGTATGGCCGCTTCTGGGTCCGCTGATGGCGATCATCTTCGTCACCACCGGCTTCACGCTCCTGGGCGAGACCTTCCGCGACATCGCCGATCCGCGCCTGGCAGGGCTCGGCCGGCGGCCGGGCCGATTCCTGATGAGACGCGCCCGATGA
- a CDS encoding ABC transporter permease, with product MAGYLLKRLGGAVVVLFLTALLLAAAVHIVPGDPARAVLGAHATPELIAQMRAKMGLDRPVVEQLWDFFSRLIRGDLGTDFVGGTPVTTLIAQVLPDTLALALASMILAVAGGIPLGIAVSRRPGGVLDRLTHALSMIFVSAPVYVTSLILLLIFAVKLRFLPAVGAGQFSDPGNYLLRLILPATALAVFWWGYLPRILRATMLDVLGSQYIRSARAFGFRENVIFYRYALRNAVLPIIALFGLMVGYSLTGTVFAETVFGRSGLGTLALSAIDQRNWPVIRGVVFTYALFFIIANILADLSYRVLDPRVRLSEEFETGV from the coding sequence GTGGCGGGGTATCTGCTCAAGCGACTGGGAGGCGCCGTCGTCGTTCTGTTCCTGACGGCGCTCCTCCTTGCGGCCGCCGTGCATATCGTGCCGGGCGATCCGGCGCGCGCGGTGCTTGGCGCCCACGCCACACCGGAGCTCATCGCGCAGATGCGCGCCAAGATGGGGCTGGACAGACCGGTGGTCGAGCAGCTGTGGGATTTCTTCTCGCGGCTCATCCGCGGCGATCTCGGCACCGATTTCGTCGGCGGTACGCCGGTGACCACTCTCATCGCTCAGGTGCTTCCCGATACATTGGCGCTGGCGCTCGCCAGCATGATCCTCGCGGTGGCGGGCGGTATCCCGCTCGGCATCGCGGTGTCGCGGCGGCCGGGCGGAGTGCTCGACCGGCTGACCCATGCCCTGTCGATGATCTTCGTCAGCGCGCCGGTATATGTGACTTCGCTCATCCTGCTGCTTATCTTCGCCGTGAAGCTGCGTTTTCTGCCGGCGGTGGGTGCCGGGCAATTCTCCGATCCCGGCAACTACCTCCTGCGCCTCATCCTGCCGGCGACCGCGCTCGCGGTGTTCTGGTGGGGATACCTGCCGCGCATCCTGCGCGCCACCATGCTCGACGTGCTAGGCTCGCAATATATCCGTAGCGCCCGCGCCTTCGGCTTCCGCGAGAATGTCATCTTCTATCGCTATGCGCTGCGCAACGCGGTGCTGCCGATTATCGCCTTGTTCGGCCTTATGGTCGGCTACAGCCTCACCGGCACCGTCTTCGCCGAGACGGTCTTCGGTCGCTCGGGACTGGGGACCCTGGCGTTGTCGGCGATCGACCAGCGCAACTGGCCGGTCATTCGCGGTGTCGTCTTCACCTACGCGCTGTTCTTCATCATTGCCAATATCCTGGCCGATCTTTCCTACCGCGTGCTCGATCCGCGGGTGCGGCTCAGCGAAGAGTTCGAGACCGGTGTCTGA
- a CDS encoding ABC transporter substrate-binding protein — translation MITRRHLLLSAAALAAARPFGASVAWAEGNVLRFGPQLDPGTLDTLTNVYDYPFPPFSTVYEGLTSYLPGSEWKPVNRLAETLELSADGKSISFKLREGIQFHKGYGELTAEDVKYSFDRATGKVKLYPDAGEGDVSYYGGDFGSYKEVQVTGKYTGVIVFEKPFAPMLRLTLPYATSGLIVSKKAVETLGKEGWLKGPVGTGPYEVVSYTPNKELVMKRFADYSGAAGGDAKTYPWEEIRVSLVNSSSAPTGAALTAGVESGDFDFTYNVSPLDALRLQNNDAVKAHVLQQPMSYNFLQLNVLHPKLENPKVREAIRYLIDVPALIQAQDLDVATRLNALIAPQMGVGYWPEAPVYARDVEKAKALLAEAGVSGLELDLSTPAGGQATAATVMQVIQANLAEGGIKVNVLLTPPDTYIKDKAVGQLSWSNYGGAPDPFYQFEWFTCDQFGLWNWAFACNADYDRLHEELAAESDEAKRTEIAVKMQKLMDESLGYIWVNHQVACAVTAANVEAAFDPNGNPYLQYFKRV, via the coding sequence ATGATCACTCGTAGACATCTGCTGTTGTCCGCCGCGGCTCTCGCGGCCGCCCGTCCATTCGGCGCCAGTGTCGCCTGGGCGGAGGGCAACGTCCTGCGTTTCGGCCCGCAGCTCGATCCCGGCACGCTCGACACGCTCACCAATGTCTATGACTATCCGTTCCCACCTTTCAGCACCGTCTATGAGGGCCTCACCAGCTACCTTCCGGGCAGCGAATGGAAACCGGTCAACCGGCTCGCGGAGACGCTTGAGCTTTCGGCCGACGGAAAGTCGATCAGCTTCAAGCTCAGAGAAGGCATCCAGTTCCACAAGGGATATGGCGAGCTGACGGCCGAGGACGTGAAATATTCCTTCGACCGCGCCACCGGCAAGGTGAAGCTCTATCCCGATGCCGGGGAGGGCGACGTCTCCTATTATGGCGGCGACTTCGGCAGCTACAAAGAAGTGCAGGTCACCGGCAAATATACCGGCGTGATCGTCTTCGAAAAGCCCTTCGCGCCGATGCTGCGTCTGACGCTGCCCTATGCGACGAGCGGCCTCATCGTGTCGAAGAAGGCGGTCGAGACACTCGGCAAGGAGGGCTGGCTCAAGGGCCCGGTCGGCACCGGGCCTTATGAAGTGGTGAGCTATACGCCGAACAAGGAGCTCGTGATGAAGCGCTTCGCCGATTACAGCGGCGCTGCGGGCGGGGACGCGAAAACCTATCCGTGGGAGGAGATCAGAGTCTCGCTTGTCAATTCGAGCAGCGCGCCAACGGGAGCGGCGCTCACAGCGGGCGTTGAAAGCGGCGATTTCGATTTCACCTATAATGTCTCGCCGCTCGACGCCCTGCGGCTGCAGAACAATGACGCGGTGAAGGCCCATGTGCTGCAACAGCCGATGAGCTACAATTTCCTCCAGCTCAACGTGCTGCATCCGAAACTCGAGAACCCAAAGGTCCGCGAGGCCATTCGCTATCTCATCGATGTGCCGGCGCTCATCCAGGCCCAGGATCTCGACGTGGCGACGAGGCTCAATGCGCTGATCGCGCCGCAAATGGGCGTGGGCTACTGGCCGGAGGCACCCGTCTATGCGCGCGATGTCGAGAAGGCGAAGGCGCTCCTCGCGGAGGCAGGCGTTTCGGGGCTCGAACTCGATCTGTCGACACCGGCCGGCGGCCAAGCGACCGCCGCCACCGTCATGCAGGTGATCCAGGCCAATCTCGCCGAAGGCGGCATCAAGGTGAATGTCCTGCTGACGCCGCCCGACACTTACATCAAGGACAAGGCGGTGGGCCAGCTGTCCTGGAGCAACTATGGCGGCGCGCCGGATCCCTTCTATCAGTTCGAATGGTTCACCTGCGACCAGTTTGGCCTGTGGAACTGGGCCTTCGCCTGCAATGCCGACTACGACAGACTGCATGAGGAACTCGCCGCCGAGAGCGACGAGGCCAAGCGCACCGAGATCGCGGTCAAGATGCAGAAGCTGATGGACGAGTCGCTCGGCTATATCTGGGTCAATCACCAAGTGGCCTGCGCGGTCACGGCGGCCAATGTCGAAGCCGCCTTCGACCCGAACGGCAATCCCTATCTGCAATATTTCAAGCGGGTGTGA
- a CDS encoding helix-turn-helix transcriptional regulator: MEGEDFCRNLALLCSYEKSIAEVCRRLDVNRQQFNKYLAGAVFPSRNNLRLICDFFGVLDSEILLPHANFAEIVKLKPRNSNALPVLTPAGQTLRRLEAQSEQIPDRYLGYYFRYYYSFAFPGYITKSLVRIYRKNRVCYWKNIEIIRRRDRSEQTEAIFKYLGLVTFILDRFFVLEEEVILKNSVTQTILYPNHSSRIHQLIGIQTATSNLNRRTPASSRVLLEFISSSIDVRRALSCCGQIPEHDKEIRPDIELRISNKMARGEKVLGAWVDV; encoded by the coding sequence ATGGAGGGAGAGGATTTTTGCCGCAACCTGGCGTTGCTGTGCAGTTATGAGAAGTCGATCGCGGAAGTCTGCCGCCGTCTCGATGTCAATCGCCAGCAGTTCAACAAATATCTCGCCGGCGCCGTGTTCCCTTCACGCAACAATCTGAGACTGATCTGCGATTTTTTTGGCGTGCTCGATTCCGAAATCCTGCTGCCGCATGCGAATTTCGCGGAGATCGTCAAGCTCAAGCCGCGCAACTCGAATGCGCTGCCGGTGCTGACGCCGGCGGGTCAGACGCTGCGCCGGCTGGAAGCACAGTCGGAGCAGATCCCAGACCGCTATCTCGGCTATTACTTCCGATATTATTACTCCTTCGCCTTTCCGGGCTACATCACCAAGTCGCTGGTGCGCATCTACCGCAAGAATCGGGTCTGCTACTGGAAGAACATCGAGATCATCCGGCGGCGTGACCGCAGCGAGCAGACCGAGGCCATCTTCAAGTATCTTGGCCTCGTCACCTTCATTCTCGACCGGTTTTTCGTTCTCGAGGAGGAGGTCATCCTCAAGAACTCGGTCACCCAGACGATCCTCTATCCGAACCATTCCAGCCGCATTCACCAGCTCATCGGTATCCAGACGGCGACGTCCAATCTCAACCGGCGCACGCCCGCATCCTCGCGTGTTCTGCTCGAATTCATCTCATCCAGTATCGATGTGCGCCGCGCGCTCAGCTGCTGCGGCCAGATCCCGGAGCACGACAAGGAGATCAGGCCCGATATCGAATTGCGTATCAGCAACAAGATGGCGCGCGGTGAAAAGGTGCTCGGGGCTTGGGTGGATGTCTGA